The following are from one region of the Methanoculleus caldifontis genome:
- a CDS encoding PEGA domain-containing protein: MFRKFLLGIALLVLCAGIPAVSAEIGGDEGWYAVNCNVDGASVYFDGQYMGITSGGVLYVPVYSTGTPYNTIRVERSGYRAYSGSLPSAPGMGDTVNVYATLQPVETSGSIYATSSPSGAAIYLNGNYQGTAPLTIPNLSPGTYSLRADRAGYLSDQSSVTVRAGQQSTVQFTLTPVQQYGSVSISSNPSGAYVYMDGVYKGRTPLTLNSVSAQNHNIELDLSGYYDWTTTVSVTSGVTRYVNAQLTALPSSAGAIDVVSYPAGADVYLDGKLQGKTPSAGAYVISNVATGSHTVRVSLAGYQDYTTSATVSPATTSHVSAALQPAPVTSSGSIAVTSSPSGAEIYVDNAYKGITPLTVEGIGAGTHTVMLALGGYSDWSTSVQVGAGSTASVSASLAPTPTQAPSAGMAPLAVIGALAVLGLLAGLRKRD; this comes from the coding sequence ATGTTCAGAAAGTTTTTACTTGGAATCGCGCTTCTCGTCCTCTGTGCCGGCATCCCCGCCGTATCCGCAGAGATCGGAGGAGATGAAGGATGGTACGCCGTCAACTGCAACGTCGATGGTGCCTCCGTCTACTTTGACGGGCAGTACATGGGTATCACGTCCGGTGGAGTGCTCTACGTGCCCGTCTACAGCACCGGGACGCCCTACAACACTATCCGTGTCGAGAGGAGCGGCTACCGGGCATACTCCGGCAGCCTCCCCTCGGCCCCCGGGATGGGTGATACCGTGAACGTCTACGCGACCCTGCAGCCGGTCGAGACCTCCGGTTCGATCTACGCCACCTCGAGCCCCTCCGGTGCGGCGATCTACTTGAACGGCAACTACCAGGGAACGGCGCCGCTCACGATCCCGAACCTCTCCCCCGGCACCTACTCGCTCCGTGCCGACCGGGCCGGCTACCTCTCCGACCAGAGCAGCGTCACCGTCCGGGCGGGGCAGCAGTCGACCGTCCAGTTCACCCTGACGCCGGTCCAGCAGTACGGCTCGGTCAGCATCTCCTCGAACCCCTCCGGCGCCTACGTCTACATGGACGGGGTCTACAAGGGCAGGACGCCCCTGACGCTCAACAGCGTCTCGGCGCAGAACCATAACATCGAGCTCGACCTCTCCGGCTACTACGACTGGACGACGACCGTCTCGGTGACGTCCGGCGTGACCCGTTACGTCAACGCCCAGCTCACGGCCCTCCCCTCGTCCGCCGGAGCCATCGACGTGGTCTCTTACCCGGCGGGCGCGGACGTCTACCTCGACGGCAAGCTGCAGGGGAAGACCCCCTCGGCAGGAGCATACGTGATCTCGAACGTCGCGACCGGCTCCCACACCGTCAGGGTCTCCCTCGCCGGTTACCAGGACTACACGACCTCGGCGACCGTCAGCCCGGCGACCACGAGCCACGTCAGCGCGGCTCTCCAGCCCGCCCCGGTGACCTCGTCCGGTTCCATCGCGGTCACCTCCTCCCCCTCGGGCGCCGAGATCTACGTCGACAACGCCTATAAGGGCATAACCCCGCTGACCGTCGAAGGTATCGGTGCCGGCACCCACACGGTCATGCTGGCGCTCGGCGGATACAGCGACTGGTCGACCAGCGTCCAGGTCGGCGCCGGAAGCACCGCTTCCGTCTCGGCCTCGCTTGCACCGACCCCGACCCAGGCCCCCAGCGCAGGCATGGCGCCCCTCGCCGTGATCGGTGCGCTCGCCGTTCTCGGCCTCCTCGCGGGCCTGCGGAAGCGGGACTGA
- a CDS encoding homocysteine biosynthesis protein, which translates to MEKSLDLINARIRDGSARVVTADEMPGIVDELGEEGALEEVDVVTTGTFGAMCSSGAFFNFGHADPPIRMERVWLNDVEAYAGIAAVDAYLGATQEADTKDRPYGGAHVLEDLVAGGTVELRATSRGTDCYPRRGITTELLLEDMNQAIMVNPRNSYQRYNAATNTTDRTLHTYMGTLLPRCGNVSYSGAGTLSPLVNDPGFRVIGSGVPIFLAGAEGMIVGEGTQHSAGGGFGTLMVTGDMKRMRQEFLRAAVMNGYGVTLYIGVGVPIPVLDTRIVRSTAVRDEDIMTEVIDYGTPRRDRPSMARVSYADLKSGSVEIGGETVRASSLSSYRGARAVAQELKAWLEAGKMELALPTRRLDPAKRAKPMRETAVAPRVSDIMNRQVISITEDEEIRVAAKRLLKDETNHLPVLDGNGALVGIITTYDVSKAVVNDGRLKQVKDIMTRKVIKTTPDEPVDIAAQKLEQNNISALPVVDATNRVVGILSAIDLGKLFGGRRRR; encoded by the coding sequence ATGGAAAAGTCCCTTGACCTCATCAATGCCCGGATCCGCGACGGTAGCGCACGAGTTGTCACCGCCGACGAGATGCCGGGCATCGTCGACGAGCTGGGAGAGGAAGGGGCTCTGGAGGAGGTCGACGTCGTCACGACCGGGACGTTCGGGGCAATGTGCTCCTCCGGCGCCTTCTTCAACTTCGGGCACGCCGACCCCCCCATCAGGATGGAGCGCGTCTGGCTCAACGACGTTGAGGCGTACGCGGGGATAGCCGCGGTCGACGCCTACCTGGGTGCGACCCAGGAGGCCGATACGAAGGACCGGCCCTACGGCGGCGCCCATGTCCTCGAAGACCTCGTCGCCGGAGGCACCGTCGAACTGCGGGCGACCTCCCGCGGGACCGACTGTTACCCGCGCCGGGGCATCACGACGGAGCTCCTGCTCGAGGACATGAACCAGGCGATCATGGTCAACCCGCGGAACTCCTACCAGCGCTACAACGCGGCGACGAACACCACCGACCGGACGCTCCACACCTACATGGGCACCCTCCTCCCGCGGTGCGGGAACGTCTCCTACTCCGGCGCAGGGACCCTCTCGCCGCTGGTGAACGATCCCGGCTTCCGGGTCATCGGGAGCGGGGTCCCGATCTTCCTTGCCGGCGCGGAGGGGATGATCGTCGGCGAGGGCACCCAGCACTCGGCCGGGGGCGGCTTTGGGACGCTGATGGTGACCGGGGACATGAAGCGGATGCGCCAGGAGTTCCTCCGGGCGGCGGTGATGAACGGCTACGGCGTGACGCTCTATATCGGCGTCGGCGTCCCGATCCCGGTCCTCGATACCAGGATCGTCCGGAGCACCGCAGTCCGCGACGAAGATATCATGACCGAAGTGATCGATTACGGCACGCCCCGGCGGGACCGGCCCTCGATGGCGAGGGTCAGTTATGCCGACTTAAAGAGCGGTTCGGTCGAGATCGGCGGCGAGACGGTCCGGGCGTCATCGCTCTCGAGCTACCGGGGAGCCCGGGCGGTGGCGCAGGAGTTGAAGGCCTGGCTCGAGGCGGGGAAGATGGAACTCGCCCTTCCCACCCGTCGGCTCGACCCGGCGAAGCGGGCAAAACCCATGCGGGAGACGGCGGTCGCCCCCCGCGTCAGCGACATCATGAACCGGCAGGTGATCAGCATCACGGAGGACGAGGAGATCCGGGTGGCGGCAAAGCGGCTCTTGAAGGACGAGACGAACCACCTCCCGGTCCTCGACGGCAACGGGGCGCTCGTCGGGATCATCACCACCTACGACGTCTCGAAGGCCGTGGTGAACGACGGCAGGTTAAAGCAGGTGAAGGACATCATGACCCGGAAGGTGATCAAGACGACCCCCGACGAGCCGGTGGATATCGCGGCGCAGAAACTGGAGCAGAACAACATCAGCGCCCTTCCGGTGGTGGACGCGACGAACCGGGTGGTCGGGATCCTCTCGGCGATCGATCTCGGGAAGCTCTTCGGCGGGAGGCGGCGGCGATGA
- a CDS encoding 4Fe-4S binding protein, which yields MKLLLTFSRKGQYDPGREPVIARVVKETGVLINVEKANIDSMAGEVLIDVPDADAALVRRRLEEMGVSVRVMENAVARDEAECIDCGACISICPQEVFSFDPGWRLRVNAERCVLCGRCIRACPHGALSQQE from the coding sequence ATGAAACTTCTGCTGACGTTCTCGCGGAAGGGGCAGTACGACCCCGGACGGGAGCCGGTGATCGCCCGGGTGGTGAAGGAGACCGGGGTCCTCATCAACGTCGAGAAGGCGAACATCGATTCGATGGCCGGCGAGGTCCTGATCGACGTCCCCGACGCCGACGCGGCCCTCGTCAGGCGCCGCCTCGAGGAGATGGGTGTTTCGGTCCGCGTGATGGAGAACGCCGTTGCCCGCGACGAGGCGGAGTGCATCGACTGCGGGGCCTGCATCAGCATCTGCCCGCAGGAGGTCTTCTCCTTCGATCCCGGGTGGCGCCTCAGGGTGAACGCCGAGCGGTGCGTCCTCTGCGGCAGGTGCATCCGGGCGTGCCCGCACGGCGCCCTCTCGCAGCAGGAATGA
- a CDS encoding UPF0280 family protein, which translates to MIREHFEFRQTIATILADDAGAVAAAKSGMLAARQEVERRIALDPYFQATFEPYTVTASEKAVGRMVRAAAGAGVGPMAAVAGAVAWSGVEAMVDAGASFGLVDNGGDIALVSDREVKVGVFAGASPLSGQIAFRVPPQEEILGICTSSATVGPSISLGVADAVTVFAPDVAVADAWATAICNRITAEDTSVLDTLSGAGVRGVLAVIGDAVIRWGDLPPIVRARVDERLITAGRRPV; encoded by the coding sequence ATGATCCGGGAGCATTTCGAGTTCCGGCAGACGATCGCGACCATCCTCGCCGACGATGCGGGGGCGGTCGCGGCGGCGAAGTCGGGGATGCTCGCTGCCCGGCAGGAGGTCGAGCGGCGGATCGCCCTCGACCCTTATTTTCAGGCGACGTTTGAGCCGTATACCGTCACGGCATCGGAGAAGGCCGTCGGGCGGATGGTCCGGGCCGCCGCAGGGGCCGGGGTCGGGCCGATGGCGGCGGTGGCGGGCGCCGTCGCGTGGTCGGGTGTCGAGGCTATGGTCGATGCCGGCGCGTCGTTCGGGCTCGTCGACAACGGGGGGGACATCGCCCTCGTGAGCGACCGGGAGGTGAAGGTGGGCGTCTTTGCGGGCGCGTCGCCCCTGAGCGGGCAGATAGCGTTCCGCGTCCCGCCGCAGGAGGAGATCCTCGGCATCTGCACCTCCTCGGCGACGGTGGGCCCGTCGATCAGCCTCGGCGTTGCCGATGCCGTGACGGTCTTTGCCCCCGACGTCGCCGTCGCGGACGCCTGGGCGACGGCGATCTGCAACCGGATCACGGCGGAAGACACCTCCGTCCTCGACACCCTTTCGGGAGCGGGCGTCCGGGGGGTGCTCGCTGTCATCGGCGACGCGGTCATCCGCTGGGGAGACCTCCCGCCGATCGTCCGGGCAAGGGTGGACGAGCGGCTGATCACAGCCGGCAGACGGCCGGTTTAG
- a CDS encoding MarR family transcriptional regulator, whose product MREEDLDWAVYHGIPETGSTTVEDLAAVTGFEPDAVTASLERLERYILIRRSGEAVRLLSVQESLIECQCRHTEDLPFVIENGVVRAKRRES is encoded by the coding sequence GTGCGTGAGGAAGATCTGGACTGGGCCGTATACCACGGGATTCCCGAAACCGGGAGCACCACGGTCGAAGACCTGGCAGCAGTCACCGGGTTTGAACCCGATGCGGTCACGGCATCGCTTGAGCGCCTCGAGCGCTATATCCTGATCCGGCGGTCCGGGGAGGCGGTGCGCCTCCTCTCCGTCCAGGAGTCGTTGATCGAGTGCCAGTGCCGGCATACGGAAGACCTGCCGTTCGTCATCGAGAACGGCGTCGTCAGGGCCAAGAGGCGAGAGAGTTGA
- a CDS encoding tRNA (cytidine(56)-2'-O)-methyltransferase, protein MSDTPTVAVLRIGHRPERDQRVTTHVGLAARALGARGMYLAANDPGVIKSIEDVASRWGGEFFVENDVKWRRCIQDWKADGGKVAHLTMYGLRMTDVMDEIRGEERVLIVVGAEKVPGDIYGLADYNVSVTTQPHSEISSLALFLDHLFEGKELNREYPDAKIRIEPTKVGKKTVER, encoded by the coding sequence TTGAGCGACACGCCCACCGTAGCGGTGCTCCGGATAGGCCACCGGCCCGAACGCGACCAGCGGGTGACGACCCATGTTGGGCTTGCGGCGCGGGCGCTCGGTGCCCGCGGGATGTATCTCGCCGCAAACGACCCCGGCGTCATCAAGAGCATCGAGGACGTGGCCTCCCGGTGGGGAGGGGAGTTCTTCGTCGAGAACGACGTGAAGTGGCGGCGGTGCATCCAGGACTGGAAAGCGGACGGCGGCAAGGTCGCCCACCTCACGATGTACGGGCTCCGGATGACCGACGTCATGGACGAGATCCGCGGAGAGGAGCGGGTGCTCATCGTGGTCGGGGCGGAGAAGGTGCCGGGAGACATATACGGGCTCGCCGACTACAACGTCTCGGTGACCACCCAGCCCCACTCGGAGATATCGAGCCTCGCCCTCTTCCTCGACCACCTCTTCGAGGGGAAGGAGCTCAACCGGGAGTACCCGGACGCGAAGATCCGGATCGAGCCGACGAAGGTCGGCAAGAAGACGGTGGAGCGGTGA
- a CDS encoding ATP-grasp domain-containing protein — protein MKGRVLVAGFATRHVAQSARRAGYAVYAVDHFCDQDLAWYTEDCLSFGELDELPDTIAELAARHPVDALVVTSGAESIGTTIPLCGTPPAKVERFLDKLEIQRFFEGLEVPVPPLAGNDRFPAMVKPRRGAGGWRNAVVKTAEDLRRWEGAWPDVPYVAQHLVDGIPSSVSCVADGRRARAVAVNRQILRGNGESAHGFAGSVTPFAHPLAGEMVAVAEQIAAASGCVGSVGIDFMAGEKPWAIEINPRFQATVDTVEMAIGENLFAMHMDACRGVLPAERPRPRQVAVRRILFAERDIRLDADLSVLAPHVADIPWPGAEFEEGQALVSVFGCGADEAAAFDALEQNIAAVRRLIGA, from the coding sequence GTGAAGGGCCGGGTCCTGGTTGCCGGGTTCGCCACGCGGCACGTGGCGCAGTCGGCCCGCCGGGCCGGTTATGCGGTCTACGCCGTCGACCACTTCTGCGACCAGGACCTCGCCTGGTACACGGAGGACTGTCTCTCGTTCGGGGAACTCGACGAGCTTCCCGATACGATCGCGGAACTCGCCGCCCGCCACCCGGTCGACGCGCTGGTCGTTACATCGGGCGCCGAATCCATCGGGACAACGATCCCGCTCTGCGGCACGCCGCCCGCGAAGGTGGAGCGGTTCCTCGACAAACTGGAGATCCAGCGGTTCTTCGAGGGGCTGGAGGTCCCGGTCCCGCCGCTTGCGGGGAACGATCGTTTTCCGGCGATGGTCAAGCCGCGGCGGGGAGCCGGGGGATGGCGGAACGCCGTCGTGAAGACCGCAGAAGACCTCCGCCGGTGGGAGGGGGCCTGGCCGGACGTGCCCTATGTCGCGCAGCACCTCGTCGACGGTATCCCCTCGAGCGTCTCCTGCGTCGCGGACGGCAGGCGCGCGCGGGCCGTCGCGGTCAACCGCCAGATCCTGCGCGGGAACGGTGAATCCGCACACGGGTTCGCCGGGTCGGTCACCCCGTTCGCCCACCCGCTCGCCGGGGAGATGGTCGCGGTCGCGGAACAGATCGCGGCGGCAAGCGGCTGCGTGGGCTCGGTCGGGATCGACTTCATGGCCGGGGAGAAGCCCTGGGCGATCGAGATCAACCCCCGGTTCCAGGCGACCGTGGATACGGTCGAGATGGCGATCGGGGAGAACCTCTTTGCGATGCACATGGACGCCTGCCGCGGGGTGCTCCCGGCGGAGAGACCGCGGCCCCGTCAGGTCGCGGTCCGGCGGATCCTCTTTGCGGAGCGCGACATCCGGCTCGACGCGGACCTCTCGGTGCTTGCGCCTCACGTCGCCGATATCCCCTGGCCCGGGGCCGAATTCGAGGAGGGCCAGGCCCTCGTGAGCGTCTTCGGGTGCGGAGCGGACGAGGCGGCGGCGTTCGATGCCCTGGAGCAGAATATTGCGGCCGTCCGGCGACTGATCGGGGCGTGA
- a CDS encoding transcription factor: protein MVSVTELLNDPAITAYIQRMIGEDGIELLRRFPEEGEHSDEDLAAKTGVNLNTVRHTLYTLYEKRLAEYRRLKNTETGWLTYLWHLRLDRVHDVLEEEIRDALEHLDARLSYEEKNDFYMCKNCSVIYTFTDAANWNFECPNCEVMLEHFDNELIATALKRRVNRIKESLGSA, encoded by the coding sequence ATGGTATCCGTCACCGAACTGTTAAACGATCCGGCAATAACCGCTTATATCCAGCGGATGATCGGGGAGGATGGCATCGAACTCCTCAGGCGGTTCCCCGAAGAGGGGGAGCACAGCGACGAGGATCTCGCCGCGAAGACCGGGGTCAATCTCAACACCGTCCGCCACACCCTCTACACCCTCTACGAGAAGCGCCTCGCCGAGTATCGGAGGCTGAAGAACACCGAGACCGGCTGGCTCACCTACCTCTGGCACCTCCGCCTGGACCGCGTCCACGACGTGCTCGAGGAGGAGATCCGCGACGCGCTCGAGCACCTCGACGCGCGGCTCTCTTACGAGGAGAAGAACGACTTTTACATGTGCAAGAACTGCAGCGTCATCTACACCTTCACGGACGCGGCGAACTGGAACTTCGAGTGCCCGAACTGCGAGGTGATGCTCGAGCACTTCGACAACGAACTCATCGCCACCGCTCTCAAGAGGAGAGTCAACCGGATCAAGGAGAGCCTCGGGAGTGCGTGA
- a CDS encoding HDIG domain-containing metalloprotein → MREEDCIALLRRAGCSEGVIAHCRAVRDLALTYASDGLVDRDLVAAGALLHDIGRGATHEIRHAEVGGALCRSFGLDEAIVAIVERHIGGGLTADECSLLGLLPRDCMPQTLEEKIVAHADNLVKGTRVIVMEERMMHAIALPRRQRKRICRLGLEMELFR, encoded by the coding sequence GTGCGTGAGGAGGACTGCATCGCCCTCCTCCGGCGCGCCGGGTGCTCAGAGGGGGTCATCGCGCATTGCCGGGCGGTGCGCGACCTTGCCCTCACCTACGCCTCCGACGGTCTCGTCGACCGCGACCTTGTCGCGGCCGGCGCCCTCCTCCACGACATCGGCCGGGGCGCGACGCACGAGATCCGTCACGCCGAGGTTGGCGGCGCGTTATGCCGTTCGTTCGGCCTTGACGAGGCGATCGTCGCCATCGTCGAGCGGCACATCGGCGGAGGGCTGACAGCCGACGAGTGCTCGCTCCTCGGTCTTCTGCCGCGCGACTGCATGCCTCAGACGCTTGAGGAGAAGATCGTCGCCCACGCTGACAACCTGGTGAAAGGGACCCGCGTCATCGTGATGGAAGAGCGGATGATGCACGCGATCGCTCTTCCCCGGCGGCAGAGGAAGCGGATCTGCCGCCTCGGCCTTGAGATGGAACTCTTCAGATGA
- a CDS encoding regulator of amino acid metabolism, contains ACT domain protein, whose product MWADISREFADSPSQGRVVRFLLENGFGINEEGRIVCNGIEIPATHIGRAIETDRRVVDATARRILENPDLREVFLRMRASPDLSRVAEALGLSVITLYPKDAHQKGIVGAAVKVLVDHDLSIRQIFVTDPYLAQDPKLVLILDEPRIPASVYEDLRALPQVKRLII is encoded by the coding sequence ATGTGGGCCGACATCTCACGGGAATTCGCCGATTCCCCTTCCCAGGGCCGGGTTGTCCGGTTCCTGCTCGAGAACGGGTTCGGCATCAATGAAGAGGGGCGTATCGTCTGTAACGGCATCGAGATCCCCGCGACGCACATAGGGAGGGCGATCGAGACCGATCGGAGGGTCGTGGACGCGACTGCCCGCCGGATCCTCGAGAATCCCGATTTGCGGGAGGTCTTCCTCAGGATGCGCGCCTCGCCCGACCTCTCACGGGTCGCCGAGGCCCTCGGCCTCTCGGTCATCACGCTCTACCCCAAAGACGCGCACCAGAAAGGGATCGTCGGCGCGGCGGTCAAGGTCCTGGTCGACCACGACCTCTCCATCCGCCAGATCTTCGTCACGGATCCCTATCTCGCACAGGACCCGAAACTCGTCTTGATCCTCGACGAGCCGCGGATCCCGGCATCGGTCTACGAAGACCTGCGCGCGCTCCCGCAGGTGAAACGGCTGATCATCTGA
- a CDS encoding STAS domain-containing protein, which yields MDLATERRDGILTFVMRGRLDGYGASRLSDALQASLQDDDRSIVFDLAGVSYLSSAGIRVLLAAKKRLKERSGTLALAGMQEYPRNVLDMAGVTQIFSFYPGVEEAVSACRRSQDSLSVINEIARTPVVRDGVAYTIEPVSTRSSSLRVTGCLDKMLRARLTEGDIRAIPFSDLHYSLGIGALGEGVAETLPLLGEMITLHGSVVWLPTDGNATPDFFTPVKETGELAIYSGYNVALEGPFHEIVTIDAGDKGSIALSDVYRTIFDFAREKRRDFAGIAALAMWAVVDGVCSLSMKRSPVAASAPANGLPINAEENAKEWLEDNDEPKYHGDTMVSFGFGIDYSACNAEHLSALIDRNRPKTEQLQLHNHGVIFRGVPWDATLDLSRQIERIVSEGEFVDMRHLKESTRIRRAKVGVAYISEVTVEG from the coding sequence ATGGACCTAGCGACCGAGAGAAGAGACGGAATCCTGACGTTTGTGATGCGCGGAAGGCTCGACGGCTACGGTGCGAGCCGGCTCTCCGATGCCCTGCAGGCGTCGCTGCAGGACGACGACCGGTCGATCGTCTTCGACCTTGCGGGAGTAAGTTACCTGAGCAGTGCGGGCATCCGGGTTCTCCTCGCCGCAAAGAAGCGGTTGAAGGAGCGGAGCGGCACCCTGGCCCTGGCCGGGATGCAGGAGTACCCGAGGAATGTCCTCGATATGGCGGGAGTGACGCAGATATTCTCCTTCTACCCCGGGGTCGAGGAGGCCGTCAGCGCCTGCAGGAGATCGCAGGACAGCCTCTCGGTCATCAACGAGATCGCCCGGACCCCGGTCGTCAGGGACGGCGTCGCCTATACCATCGAGCCGGTCTCTACACGGAGTTCGTCGCTCCGGGTCACCGGCTGTCTGGATAAGATGCTGCGCGCCCGCCTGACCGAAGGCGATATCCGTGCGATACCGTTCTCGGATCTCCACTACTCGCTCGGCATCGGCGCGCTCGGAGAGGGCGTGGCGGAGACGCTCCCGCTCCTTGGGGAGATGATCACGCTGCACGGCTCGGTGGTATGGCTGCCGACGGACGGGAACGCCACACCGGATTTCTTTACGCCGGTGAAGGAGACCGGGGAACTTGCCATCTACTCCGGATATAACGTAGCGCTCGAAGGGCCGTTTCACGAGATCGTCACCATCGATGCCGGGGATAAGGGCAGCATCGCACTCTCTGATGTATACCGCACAATCTTCGACTTTGCCCGGGAGAAGAGGCGTGACTTTGCCGGTATCGCCGCACTTGCCATGTGGGCCGTCGTCGATGGGGTCTGCAGTCTGAGCATGAAGAGATCGCCTGTCGCTGCATCCGCTCCGGCAAACGGTCTTCCCATCAATGCTGAAGAGAACGCGAAAGAATGGCTCGAGGATAATGACGAGCCGAAGTACCACGGAGACACGATGGTCAGCTTCGGGTTCGGGATAGACTACTCTGCCTGCAACGCCGAGCACCTCTCCGCCCTCATCGACCGGAATCGTCCAAAGACGGAGCAACTGCAGCTTCACAATCACGGCGTCATCTTCCGGGGGGTGCCGTGGGACGCGACGCTTGACCTCTCCCGGCAGATCGAGCGGATCGTGAGCGAGGGCGAGTTCGTCGATATGCGGCATCTCAAAGAGAGCACCAGGATCCGGCGGGCGAAGGTGGGCGTGGCCTACATCTCGGAGGTCACGGTCGAGGGGTGA